The Fictibacillus arsenicus genome contains a region encoding:
- the mltG gene encoding endolytic transglycosylase MltG has translation MNTLLKRILLISLIVLAFFSIWIGYETRPVEGRAEKPFILNEKSDFQKLAENLEKEGFIKNKLLFYIYGTITGKKSKVVAGEHTLKYGTGYKELLADLSTLDRETEAVEMIIPEGITVIEIADRLSKKGITSRDEFLKTSKTWDSLREDQFESLQLEDKKLQKGTKYAMEGILFPDTYFFEKQLDAAEVIRQMTDRFIEKTESIEIKTDQTLYEWITLASIIEKEALLNKEKPVIAGVFMNRIQDSKKLQSCSTVQYLLDKPKATLRRKDLKIKSPYNTYLNDGLPPGPIASPDLQSLKAAANPEKHDYYYFVAKQDGTWSHYFSKTYKEHRKYTNLSGNY, from the coding sequence TTGAACACATTGTTGAAGAGAATTTTACTTATCTCTCTAATCGTTCTTGCCTTTTTCTCAATATGGATAGGATATGAAACAAGACCTGTAGAAGGCAGGGCAGAAAAGCCTTTTATTCTTAACGAGAAAAGTGATTTTCAAAAGCTGGCGGAGAATCTTGAGAAAGAAGGATTCATAAAAAATAAGCTTCTTTTCTATATATATGGAACGATAACAGGCAAAAAATCTAAGGTGGTTGCAGGTGAACATACATTAAAATATGGTACAGGCTACAAAGAATTATTAGCAGATCTTTCTACACTGGACAGAGAAACAGAAGCTGTTGAAATGATTATTCCTGAAGGGATTACCGTTATAGAGATTGCTGACAGGTTAAGTAAGAAGGGCATCACTTCGAGAGATGAATTTCTAAAAACATCAAAGACGTGGGATAGCTTAAGGGAAGATCAATTTGAGAGTTTACAATTAGAAGATAAGAAACTACAGAAGGGAACAAAATATGCGATGGAAGGCATTTTGTTTCCCGATACTTATTTCTTTGAAAAACAACTTGATGCTGCTGAAGTAATCCGTCAAATGACAGATCGTTTTATTGAAAAAACAGAATCTATTGAAATAAAAACTGATCAAACACTTTATGAGTGGATAACACTTGCTTCGATCATTGAAAAAGAAGCTTTGTTGAATAAAGAAAAGCCTGTGATAGCAGGGGTCTTTATGAACAGAATTCAAGATAGCAAAAAGCTTCAATCCTGTTCGACAGTCCAGTATTTGCTGGATAAACCTAAAGCAACGCTGCGGAGAAAGGACTTAAAGATAAAAAGTCCATACAATACTTATTTAAATGATGGACTTCCGCCGGGACCGATTGCTAGTCCTGATCTTCAGTCGTTAAAAGCGGCAGCAAATCCTGAGAAACATGATTATTATTACTTTGTAGCCAAACAGGACGGTACATGGAGTCATTATTTCTCAAAAACATACAAGGAACATCGTAAGTACACAAATTTAAGCGGGAATTATTAA
- a CDS encoding DUF84 family protein codes for MKIGIGSSNPAKVKAADAFLNYFENAELTVFSSDSLVSSQPFSDEETKTGAVNRAIDCVRQGAAIGLGFEGGVMEMEDGMYLSNWGAVADRQGNILTAAGARILLPPPIVDGLREGKELGQFMGEWTNDPEIRKKDGAIGVFTAGLLSRGEMFSHIATILLGQYVYMNSNK; via the coding sequence ATGAAAATTGGAATTGGGTCGTCTAATCCCGCAAAAGTTAAAGCTGCGGATGCCTTCTTAAACTATTTTGAGAATGCGGAACTCACTGTTTTTTCTTCCGATTCACTCGTTTCCTCACAGCCATTTTCTGATGAGGAAACCAAGACAGGTGCAGTAAATCGGGCAATAGATTGTGTACGACAAGGTGCTGCGATCGGTCTTGGTTTTGAGGGTGGAGTAATGGAAATGGAAGATGGCATGTATTTGAGTAATTGGGGAGCGGTCGCGGATAGACAAGGAAATATCCTTACTGCTGCTGGGGCAAGAATATTGCTTCCACCTCCGATAGTTGACGGTTTGCGCGAAGGCAAGGAACTCGGACAGTTTATGGGAGAGTGGACAAATGATCCGGAAATCAGGAAAAAGGATGGAGCAATCGGCGTATTTACTGCTGGACTTTTATCCAGAGGCGAAATGTTTTCTCATATTGCAACAATCCTGTTAGGTCAGTATGTGTATATGAATAGTAATAAATAA
- a CDS encoding methyl-accepting chemotaxis protein: MNMTIRKRVQLMLLISLAGMIVLLAFIGLFLWQNSQMENERESVQSAFLSSSNIRSSFNEVRKMEQEYLRTPSADSKQNVLTYLKTLQNETSKLAKETGDKSIKGIESDLTAYQTSFESATGLTSQLNSLKQMMTETSDEFAETVNTMNDQALLVNLLQMQTYEKDVHIKYDSTSVKNFKDSAVVFDQMLDTKDMPADQLSSFKSKLLKYTNSADSIQTITKRIEDDIKTFEKIAGVVDQSTSDAEKSLQKENTALSEKQKSVKFWLTICLIALSVIILVILGVIGVWLLRSIQSSISVLKEGATIIGEGDLSYRVHTSAKDEMADLAHTFNAMAEKMQKSMNEVKNAAEKLTSSSQNLAAVSEETTAQSDEVTEAISQVATGAQSQADHLHECTVLLSEVTESIKETATISDEISLDAQKAENDGKAGSDTVQRLNTHSEQFLELAQSLISEIQHASQQSKQINSIVETIQEIAGSTDLLALNAAIESARAGEAGRGFSVVASEVRKLAERSKNEALRIQQLVKSMTSQMELLSKETVRFEQYRNDQQISVQQTEQAFTSIIHNVSKINGRITQVKGAIGRVESANENLSEKLFEVSAISEESVATSEQVSASSVHQKEAIHQVNLAATELQEIALTLQQEVDQFRLGETLTVEEEIELMEEYQEAAATIEEEYEIKITEEDTVYEENEHIEETDFFEEEMIEDDPNTESEIPSEFKDENQK, from the coding sequence ATGAACATGACGATACGAAAAAGAGTTCAGCTGATGCTTCTTATTAGTTTAGCCGGAATGATAGTATTACTTGCATTTATCGGTTTATTTTTATGGCAGAATTCTCAAATGGAAAATGAAAGAGAAAGTGTGCAAAGTGCATTTCTTTCAAGCAGCAATATTCGAAGTTCATTTAATGAAGTACGCAAAATGGAACAAGAATACCTGCGCACTCCAAGCGCAGACTCCAAACAGAACGTTCTTACTTATTTAAAAACATTGCAGAACGAAACAAGCAAACTCGCTAAAGAGACAGGTGATAAATCCATCAAAGGAATTGAGAGTGATTTAACTGCTTATCAAACTTCATTTGAATCTGCAACTGGGCTAACCAGCCAGCTAAATTCATTAAAACAGATGATGACCGAAACTTCTGATGAGTTTGCTGAAACAGTAAATACAATGAATGATCAGGCTTTACTCGTAAACTTGCTGCAAATGCAAACGTATGAAAAAGATGTTCATATTAAATACGACAGCACTTCCGTAAAGAACTTTAAAGACAGTGCAGTTGTATTCGACCAAATGTTGGATACAAAAGATATGCCTGCAGATCAATTATCAAGCTTTAAATCAAAACTATTAAAGTACACAAATTCTGCAGATTCCATACAAACGATCACAAAGCGAATTGAAGATGACATAAAAACATTTGAAAAAATTGCTGGAGTGGTAGATCAATCTACTTCAGATGCTGAAAAGTCCTTACAAAAGGAGAATACAGCTCTCTCAGAAAAACAAAAGTCGGTTAAATTCTGGCTTACGATCTGCTTAATAGCACTTAGTGTAATCATTCTTGTCATTTTAGGAGTTATCGGTGTGTGGCTGCTGCGCTCCATACAATCTTCTATTTCTGTACTTAAAGAAGGTGCTACCATTATCGGTGAAGGCGACCTCTCATACCGTGTACATACTTCAGCAAAAGACGAAATGGCAGACCTTGCTCATACCTTTAATGCAATGGCGGAAAAGATGCAAAAATCTATGAACGAAGTAAAAAATGCTGCTGAAAAGCTTACAAGTTCCTCTCAAAATCTTGCGGCTGTATCTGAAGAAACAACAGCACAAAGTGATGAAGTAACAGAAGCCATCTCCCAAGTAGCAACAGGTGCTCAAAGCCAGGCAGATCACCTTCATGAATGTACCGTTTTATTATCAGAAGTTACTGAATCCATTAAGGAAACAGCGACGATAAGTGATGAAATTTCACTGGATGCCCAAAAAGCAGAAAACGATGGTAAGGCTGGCTCAGATACTGTACAGCGGCTTAATACGCACTCTGAACAATTTCTGGAACTGGCTCAGAGTTTAATTTCTGAAATTCAGCATGCATCTCAGCAGTCTAAACAAATTAATTCTATCGTGGAAACCATTCAGGAAATTGCGGGCAGTACAGACCTGCTTGCATTAAATGCTGCCATTGAATCTGCAAGAGCAGGAGAAGCTGGCCGAGGATTCTCTGTAGTAGCAAGTGAGGTTAGAAAACTTGCAGAACGATCAAAAAATGAGGCACTTAGAATCCAGCAGCTTGTAAAATCAATGACTAGCCAGATGGAATTATTATCAAAAGAGACGGTTCGTTTTGAACAATACAGAAACGATCAGCAAATTTCTGTACAACAAACAGAACAAGCTTTTACAAGCATTATTCATAACGTTTCTAAGATAAACGGCAGAATCACTCAAGTGAAAGGTGCTATCGGCCGTGTTGAATCTGCAAATGAAAACTTATCGGAAAAATTATTCGAGGTAAGTGCAATTTCAGAAGAATCTGTTGCAACAAGCGAACAAGTAAGTGCTTCTAGCGTTCATCAAAAAGAAGCGATCCACCAAGTTAACCTGGCTGCCACAGAATTGCAGGAAATTGCTCTGACACTTCAGCAGGAAGTCGATCAATTCCGTTTAGGTGAAACGTTGACTGTTGAAGAAGAAATCGAGTTAATGGAAGAATACCAAGAAGCTGCAGCAACAATAGAAGAAGAATACGAAATTAAGATTACAGAAGAGGACACAGTTTACGAAGAAAATGAACACATCGAAGAAACTGATTTCTTTGAAGAAGAGATGATTGAAGACGATCCAAATACAGAGAGTGAGATTCCTTCAGAATTTAAGGATGAAAATCAAAAATAG
- a CDS encoding DUF1444 family protein, with protein sequence MSNTIKLKKALEQRLSNPEREITYMREEETLRVQDTQTGKGVSLSLGGLSAKWDKEKDQLLEELVYYVEEGLKATRLSADEESLSRIFPVIRSASFPAETPEGEKLFYQEHTAETRIYYALDLGKTYKLLTNHKMRELNVEESQVVDAARFNVKRLSTDYKQDQVAGNTFFFLNHNDGYDASRILNISFLEDMKKRISGEMAVAVPHQDVLILADIQNKQGYDILAQMAMQFFMNGRVPVTALPFIYENKELEPVFILAKNKPVEDETNE encoded by the coding sequence TTGAGTAATACAATTAAACTAAAAAAGGCATTAGAACAAAGACTCTCAAATCCTGAACGAGAAATTACGTATATGAGAGAAGAAGAAACGTTGAGAGTACAAGATACGCAAACAGGGAAAGGGGTATCTCTTTCTTTAGGCGGACTTAGTGCGAAATGGGATAAAGAAAAAGACCAGCTCTTAGAGGAGCTCGTTTATTATGTTGAGGAAGGTTTAAAAGCCACACGTCTATCTGCTGATGAAGAGTCTCTTTCACGTATTTTCCCTGTTATCCGTTCAGCATCATTTCCTGCTGAAACACCAGAGGGTGAAAAGCTCTTCTATCAGGAACACACTGCAGAAACAAGAATTTATTATGCTTTAGACCTAGGCAAAACTTATAAACTTTTGACGAATCATAAGATGAGGGAATTAAATGTTGAGGAGTCTCAGGTTGTTGATGCTGCAAGATTTAATGTGAAGCGGCTGTCAACAGACTATAAGCAGGACCAGGTAGCCGGAAATACTTTTTTCTTTTTAAATCATAATGATGGTTATGATGCGAGCAGGATTCTCAATATAAGTTTCTTAGAAGATATGAAGAAGCGTATATCGGGTGAAATGGCTGTAGCTGTACCTCATCAGGATGTATTGATTCTTGCTGATATTCAAAATAAGCAGGGGTATGACATATTAGCGCAAATGGCTATGCAATTTTTCATGAATGGCCGCGTACCGGTAACTGCTTTACCATTTATTTATGAGAACAAAGAGCTTGAACCAGTCTTTATTTTAGCGAAAAATAAGCCGGTAGAAGATGAAACGAATGAGTAA
- a CDS encoding thioredoxin family protein — MQNIKSIEQFRETIKSGVTVAVFSADWCPDCVVIKPILPEIEEEYSQYNFVYADRDELIELCQELDIFGIPSFVAFKDGQEIGRYVNKERKTKEQITAFLEELNIQNK, encoded by the coding sequence ATGCAGAATATTAAATCAATCGAACAATTTCGTGAGACTATAAAATCAGGTGTAACCGTGGCTGTTTTTTCTGCAGATTGGTGCCCTGATTGTGTTGTTATTAAACCAATCCTTCCTGAGATTGAAGAGGAATATTCACAATATAACTTTGTCTATGCAGACAGGGATGAACTAATCGAACTATGCCAGGAGCTGGACATCTTCGGAATTCCAAGTTTTGTAGCTTTTAAAGACGGTCAAGAGATCGGCCGTTATGTGAATAAAGAGAGAAAAACAAAAGAGCAGATCACAGCCTTTTTAGAAGAATTAAATATCCAAAACAAATAG
- a CDS encoding PTS transporter subunit IIC, translated as MRDFLHKKGISLSPKVYFITGFQYFALGLMASLIVGLIFKTIGEQMSIPFFVKMGQLAMTLMGPVIGTAVAYGLKAPPLVLFSAGIAGAAGAELGSVAGCFAAALIAVEIGKLTSGETKFDILVTPAVTILTGYTVAAFVGPGIDQFMKTFGQLVMWSTEQKPLIMGILVALLLGLALTGPISSAAIAMMLGLEGIAAGAATIGCAAQMIGFATSSYRENGFGGWLTQGIGTSKLQFPNVVKNPYILIPPTVAGIILAPIGTMFFKMENIPAGAGMGTSGLVGQIMTLRTMGFTFETFLAIFILHFAGPIIISLLLSEWLRKTGRIKFGDMKLNQ; from the coding sequence ATGCGGGATTTTTTACATAAAAAAGGGATTAGTTTGTCTCCAAAGGTTTATTTCATTACAGGTTTTCAATATTTCGCCCTTGGTTTGATGGCTTCCCTTATCGTTGGACTGATTTTTAAAACCATAGGTGAACAGATGTCTATTCCGTTTTTTGTTAAAATGGGCCAATTAGCTATGACATTAATGGGACCAGTTATTGGTACGGCGGTTGCTTATGGATTAAAGGCGCCACCTCTTGTTCTCTTTTCAGCTGGAATTGCAGGGGCAGCCGGGGCTGAACTTGGAAGTGTTGCAGGCTGTTTTGCAGCTGCTTTAATCGCGGTTGAGATTGGAAAATTAACATCGGGTGAAACAAAGTTTGATATATTGGTCACTCCAGCTGTAACCATTTTAACCGGTTATACTGTGGCTGCTTTTGTAGGACCGGGAATCGATCAATTCATGAAAACATTTGGACAGCTGGTTATGTGGTCGACTGAGCAAAAACCTTTAATAATGGGGATATTAGTTGCTTTATTATTAGGTCTTGCTTTAACAGGGCCGATCTCATCTGCGGCTATCGCAATGATGTTAGGACTCGAAGGTATTGCAGCTGGTGCGGCAACAATCGGCTGTGCTGCGCAAATGATTGGATTTGCCACGAGCAGCTATAGGGAAAATGGCTTTGGAGGCTGGTTAACACAAGGAATCGGCACATCGAAGCTTCAGTTTCCAAATGTCGTGAAAAATCCTTACATCCTAATTCCTCCAACAGTTGCAGGGATAATCCTGGCTCCGATTGGAACGATGTTTTTTAAGATGGAGAACATTCCAGCTGGTGCTGGGATGGGAACAAGCGGATTAGTCGGTCAGATTATGACACTCAGGACTATGGGCTTTACCTTTGAAACATTTCTTGCTATATTTATTTTGCATTTTGCAGGCCCTATAATCATTAGTCTGCTATTATCAGAGTGGCTAAGAAAGACAGGCCGGATAAAATTCGGTGATATGAAACTGAACCAATAA
- a CDS encoding nicotinate phosphoribosyltransferase, with amino-acid sequence MKEIELKLQGKIKRLTNKTFKFDERIREGWFSAVYFLKTCEIVESFKPDNVVTMQFFQKSEAVLCGSDEAIALIKTFAKDPDSLEIYSLKDGDKISPFETVLTIKGPYQNFGFLEGMIDGILARRTSVATNVYNVVKAASKSGIQKPVIFMGDRDDHFAQQAGDGYASYIGGSTAQATHAMNEWWGKKGMGTMPHALIQIFNGDIVEATKAYHAKYPEDDLISLVDYNNDVITDALKVAREFGETLKGVRVDTSRTMVDQYFFRNPDVLGSFDPRGVNPELIFALRKALDEEGFQHVKIVVSGGFKKERIEQFEEQKVPVDIYGVGSNLLKINIGFTGDNVLMHDNHQAKAGRIYRHNPRLERVE; translated from the coding sequence ATGAAAGAAATAGAATTAAAGCTGCAGGGAAAAATTAAGCGGCTGACGAATAAAACATTTAAATTTGATGAACGGATCAGAGAGGGATGGTTCTCTGCTGTTTATTTTCTTAAAACATGTGAAATAGTAGAATCGTTTAAACCTGATAATGTAGTAACCATGCAGTTTTTCCAAAAAAGCGAGGCTGTTTTATGCGGTTCAGATGAAGCAATCGCACTTATAAAGACGTTTGCTAAAGATCCAGACTCCTTAGAAATCTATTCGTTGAAAGACGGAGATAAAATTTCTCCTTTTGAAACAGTACTCACTATAAAAGGACCCTATCAGAATTTTGGCTTTCTCGAAGGAATGATTGATGGAATCCTAGCCAGAAGAACGTCGGTAGCTACGAATGTTTATAATGTAGTTAAAGCTGCGAGCAAATCCGGTATCCAAAAGCCTGTAATTTTTATGGGTGACAGAGACGATCACTTTGCTCAGCAGGCTGGAGATGGATATGCATCCTATATCGGGGGCTCAACCGCACAAGCTACACATGCTATGAACGAATGGTGGGGCAAAAAAGGTATGGGGACTATGCCTCATGCTCTTATACAAATTTTTAATGGCGATATTGTTGAAGCTACTAAAGCATACCATGCAAAATATCCGGAAGATGATCTTATTTCACTTGTCGATTACAACAACGATGTAATTACAGATGCTCTAAAAGTAGCGAGAGAGTTTGGGGAAACGCTAAAAGGGGTAAGGGTTGATACTTCACGAACGATGGTCGACCAATACTTTTTCAGAAACCCAGACGTGCTTGGTTCTTTTGATCCAAGAGGCGTTAACCCTGAGCTGATATTTGCACTTCGTAAAGCTCTGGATGAAGAAGGCTTTCAGCATGTGAAAATCGTTGTAAGCGGAGGCTTCAAAAAAGAAAGAATCGAACAATTTGAAGAGCAAAAGGTTCCTGTGGATATTTATGGTGTAGGCAGTAATCTATTAAAGATTAATATTGGATTCACTGGCGACAATGTCCTGATGCATGACAATCATCAAGCAAAAGCAGGAAGAATCTATCGACACAATCCAAGACTTGAACGCGTAGAATAG
- a CDS encoding DNA translocase FtsK, with translation MSWIKKLMNTFFDDDNEDESLYEKEEQPVKKQRADEKGTPAHKPARTPAFKNSGRKPVQPNNQHSAKMLHKYPENAPFRFPVIPDEKTSKKAPIQRNTYQPRENNFEKEQVVRREERSARSESRRSSSSMAPNQKKPEPKRPAFKATHVPSPVYGYERKNKNSHKPTNDAKDSVSEVKSRFTPTDVPSPVYGYGKRKPEGILFIGRDIPPTNSIAEELLKSVDEALPAAPEEVVSVSEEIRENAVLDPETPDEEFVDQELIVHETRAAEHLIELEQEQEMISEETPAFHQEEAPVIFEDPVQQEEKSNGLNEVSSTEAGPVQQERMEQERAGQEDTAPAPVIKRETPRSGGKYVPFNVLMLKKDRQPSISQTKKEQTTVRPQPPAFHTRPERAVNENKQLFVPLSFLNKAAVSLEDDDIWLNEQKHTLQSTLDNFNVNAKVVHMTKGPAVTRFEVQPAPGVKVNKITNLTDDIKLSLAARDIRIEAPIPGKNAIGIEVPNQHSRAVFLREIIEHEVFRDSASSLTVALGLDISGAPVVTDLQKMPHGLIAGATGSGKSVCINSILVSLLYKAKPDEVRLLLVDPKMVELAPYNHIPHLVTPVITDAKEATAALKWAVEEMERRYEEFAKTGVREIKRYNEKMEQERLYQNKMPYIVVVIDELADLMMVSPQEVEEAICRIAQKARACGIHLLLATQRPSVDVITGLIKANVPTRTAFAVSSAIDSRTILDMSGAERLLGRGDMLFMENGSNKAVRIQGTFVSDEEIEEVTRYVKEEYKTDYLFTREELIQHQQTTEVEDELFEEACYYVIEVGAASSSSLQRRFRIGYNRAARLVDMMESFGLVSEAMGSKPRHVLLTQEELENRLYSQVD, from the coding sequence ATGAGTTGGATAAAAAAATTAATGAATACGTTTTTTGATGATGATAATGAGGATGAATCCTTATATGAAAAAGAAGAGCAGCCTGTAAAAAAACAGCGTGCAGATGAGAAAGGCACTCCAGCACATAAGCCGGCCAGAACACCAGCTTTTAAAAACAGCGGGAGAAAGCCTGTTCAACCGAACAATCAGCATTCGGCTAAAATGCTGCATAAGTATCCAGAGAATGCTCCTTTCCGTTTCCCGGTCATACCTGATGAAAAAACAAGCAAAAAGGCTCCAATCCAGCGGAATACATATCAGCCAAGAGAAAACAATTTTGAAAAAGAGCAGGTAGTGCGCAGAGAAGAAAGGTCAGCTAGAAGTGAAAGTAGAAGATCATCATCTTCTATGGCTCCGAATCAAAAGAAACCAGAACCTAAACGCCCTGCATTTAAGGCTACACACGTTCCATCGCCGGTTTATGGCTATGAGAGAAAGAATAAAAACTCACATAAGCCAACAAACGATGCAAAAGATTCGGTTTCAGAGGTTAAATCAAGGTTTACTCCTACTGATGTGCCGTCACCTGTCTATGGCTATGGAAAGCGGAAACCTGAAGGGATTTTATTTATTGGGAGAGACATACCTCCAACGAACTCGATTGCGGAAGAACTTTTGAAATCAGTAGATGAAGCACTTCCTGCAGCACCTGAAGAAGTTGTTTCTGTTTCAGAAGAAATAAGAGAAAATGCTGTATTGGATCCTGAAACACCTGATGAAGAATTTGTGGATCAAGAACTAATTGTTCATGAAACCCGAGCAGCAGAACATTTAATCGAATTAGAACAAGAACAAGAAATGATTTCTGAGGAAACACCAGCTTTCCATCAGGAAGAAGCTCCAGTGATCTTTGAAGACCCAGTTCAGCAGGAAGAAAAAAGTAACGGCTTAAATGAGGTTTCTTCCACTGAAGCTGGACCAGTTCAACAAGAAAGAATGGAACAAGAGAGAGCAGGACAAGAAGATACTGCTCCAGCTCCAGTTATAAAACGTGAAACACCAAGAAGCGGCGGAAAGTATGTGCCTTTTAATGTACTGATGCTTAAAAAAGACAGACAACCAAGCATATCACAGACTAAAAAAGAACAAACAACAGTTAGACCTCAACCCCCTGCATTTCATACAAGACCAGAAAGAGCGGTAAACGAGAACAAGCAGCTATTTGTTCCATTATCATTCTTAAATAAGGCGGCTGTATCTCTAGAAGACGATGATATTTGGCTGAATGAACAAAAACATACTCTTCAGTCTACATTGGACAATTTTAATGTGAATGCAAAAGTTGTTCACATGACAAAAGGTCCTGCTGTAACTAGATTTGAAGTTCAGCCGGCACCAGGAGTCAAGGTTAACAAGATTACGAATTTAACGGATGACATTAAGTTAAGTCTTGCCGCAAGGGATATACGTATTGAAGCGCCGATACCTGGTAAAAACGCAATAGGTATTGAAGTGCCGAATCAGCATAGCAGGGCGGTATTCTTACGTGAAATTATTGAACATGAGGTGTTCAGAGACTCAGCTTCTTCTTTAACAGTTGCCTTAGGTCTTGATATTTCGGGAGCTCCTGTTGTAACTGATCTGCAAAAGATGCCGCATGGCTTGATTGCAGGTGCGACAGGATCAGGAAAGAGTGTCTGCATTAACTCGATTTTAGTAAGCTTGTTATATAAAGCGAAACCAGATGAAGTTAGGCTGCTGCTCGTTGACCCTAAAATGGTTGAACTTGCACCTTACAATCATATTCCTCATCTTGTTACACCGGTTATAACCGATGCAAAAGAAGCAACTGCCGCTTTGAAATGGGCTGTTGAAGAAATGGAAAGACGTTACGAAGAGTTTGCAAAAACTGGTGTCAGAGAGATCAAACGCTATAACGAAAAGATGGAGCAGGAAAGACTCTATCAGAACAAGATGCCTTATATTGTAGTCGTCATTGATGAGCTTGCTGATTTAATGATGGTGTCTCCACAGGAAGTAGAAGAAGCTATCTGCCGAATTGCCCAAAAGGCCAGAGCTTGCGGCATTCACTTGCTTCTCGCGACTCAGCGTCCATCAGTTGATGTTATTACTGGTTTGATAAAAGCGAATGTACCGACACGAACAGCATTTGCAGTATCATCTGCTATCGATTCACGAACGATTTTAGATATGAGCGGTGCTGAACGTTTATTGGGCCGCGGTGATATGCTATTTATGGAAAACGGATCGAATAAAGCAGTTCGTATTCAAGGTACCTTCGTATCGGATGAAGAAATTGAAGAAGTAACACGATATGTGAAAGAAGAATATAAAACAGATTATCTATTTACACGCGAGGAACTGATTCAGCATCAGCAAACGACTGAAGTTGAAGATGAGCTTTTTGAAGAAGCTTGCTATTATGTGATCGAAGTAGGGGCAGCATCTTCTTCCAGTCTGCAGCGCAGGTTTAGAATTGGCTATAACCGAGCAGCGAGACTTGTTGATATGATGGAGAGCTTTGGATTAGTTTCTGAAGCGATGGGAAGCAAACCAAGGCATGTCCTCCTCACACAAGAAGAATTAGAGAATCGTTTATACAGTCAAGTAGATTAA
- the queF gene encoding preQ(1) synthase, translating to MAKVEVNHSKYEGIRFDIQDENVILVDILETIPFEYAGKETMVTIPTTEFTSVCPWSGLPDFADIIISYIPNKDLVEMKSLKYYLTSYRNVGIYQEHATNRIKEDLVELLKPKYLKVTGNWNARGGLGTEVVVEYKEDSSN from the coding sequence ATGGCAAAAGTTGAAGTGAACCACAGTAAATATGAAGGAATTCGTTTTGATATTCAAGATGAGAACGTTATTTTAGTAGATATCTTAGAAACGATTCCATTCGAATATGCAGGTAAAGAAACAATGGTTACGATTCCGACAACTGAATTTACGTCTGTATGTCCGTGGTCAGGACTTCCGGATTTCGCAGATATTATTATCAGCTATATTCCAAACAAAGATTTAGTTGAAATGAAGTCGTTAAAATACTATTTAACATCTTACAGAAATGTAGGAATCTATCAAGAACATGCAACCAACCGCATTAAAGAGGACTTGGTAGAACTTTTAAAACCTAAATATCTAAAAGTAACAGGTAACTGGAATGCACGCGGCGGACTAGGAACTGAAGTAGTAGTAGAATATAAAGAAGATAGCAGCAACTAA